In Candidatus Desulfatibia profunda, a single genomic region encodes these proteins:
- a CDS encoding electron transport complex subunit E translates to MAKTFTQEFVKGLWKEIPPFRLVLGLCPVLGVTTTMKNGIGMGLATTFVLVCSNILVAALRSIIPPKVRIACFIVVIATFVIVVELLMQAYTYPLFLTLGVFIPLIVVNCIVLGRAEAFAYKNNILLSIADGLGIGIGFTLALGAVGSLREILGTGTFMGASLFGPSFEPFAFVISAPGAFVCLGLMLCIMNLLGSK, encoded by the coding sequence ATGGCCAAAACATTCACTCAGGAATTTGTCAAAGGGCTGTGGAAAGAAATACCGCCGTTTCGGCTAGTTCTGGGTCTGTGCCCCGTGCTGGGTGTGACCACAACCATGAAAAACGGCATCGGGATGGGGCTGGCCACGACCTTTGTGCTGGTTTGCTCCAATATTCTGGTTGCAGCCCTGCGGAGTATTATCCCCCCCAAAGTTCGCATTGCCTGTTTCATCGTCGTCATCGCCACCTTTGTGATCGTGGTCGAACTGTTGATGCAGGCTTACACCTATCCGTTGTTTTTAACCTTAGGCGTATTTATTCCGCTGATCGTCGTCAACTGTATCGTGCTGGGCCGCGCAGAGGCCTTTGCTTATAAAAACAACATTTTGCTTTCAATCGCCGACGGTCTGGGCATCGGCATCGGCTTCACCCTCGCCCTTGGTGCTGTCGGCTCCCTGCGGGAAATCCTGGGAACCGGCACGTTTATGGGAGCGTCCCTGTTCGGTCCGTCCTTTGAGCCGTTTGCCTTCGTGATTTCAGCCCCCGGTGCCTTTGTGTGTCTCGGTCTGATGCTCTGCATCATGAACCTTCTGGGAAGCAAATAG